A stretch of Shewanella dokdonensis DNA encodes these proteins:
- a CDS encoding tyrosine-type recombinase/integrase — translation MDKVEPQHIRIYMDKRGLKSRVQANREHAFFSRCYRYGFERGLCKTNPCKGVRKFKEEARKRYITDIEYQALYDHASDVVKIAMELAYLCCARQGDILAMRTSQILEEGIFITQGKTGTEQIKLWSPRLRAAIELSKTLTKPGITSTFVLSQSYGGKWTRDGFNSRWSTDRSKARETTGLPLDFTFHDLKAKGISDIDGTLQEKQAISGHKSAGQTARYDRKTKRVSTEKNSKD, via the coding sequence GTGGACAAAGTTGAACCACAGCATATTCGCATCTACATGGACAAACGCGGCCTTAAAAGCCGAGTGCAAGCTAACCGAGAGCACGCCTTTTTCAGCCGCTGTTACCGCTATGGATTTGAACGAGGGCTATGTAAAACCAATCCCTGTAAAGGGGTGCGCAAGTTCAAAGAAGAAGCGCGCAAACGCTACATCACCGATATTGAATATCAGGCTCTGTATGATCACGCATCGGATGTGGTGAAAATTGCGATGGAGTTGGCTTACCTGTGCTGTGCCCGCCAAGGCGACATACTCGCTATGCGCACATCACAGATACTTGAGGAAGGCATTTTTATTACCCAGGGGAAGACGGGAACCGAGCAGATTAAACTATGGTCCCCACGCTTACGGGCAGCCATAGAGCTATCTAAAACACTTACCAAGCCTGGGATTACATCAACCTTTGTGCTAAGTCAGTCGTATGGCGGAAAATGGACACGAGACGGCTTCAATAGCCGCTGGAGTACAGACAGAAGCAAAGCCAGGGAAACCACCGGTCTGCCCTTAGACTTCACCTTTCACGATCTCAAAGCCAAAGGCATTTCGGATATCGATGGCACTCTGCAAGAGAAACAAGCGATATCTGGCCACAAGTCAGCTGGACAAACAGCCAGATATGATCGGAAAACTAAGCGGGTTAGTACTGAAAAAAACAGCAAGGATTGA
- a CDS encoding Na+/H+ antiporter NhaC family protein, translated as MSEPTALSLIPPIVVLVFAIWLRRPILALLIGAVTGLLLVDPAEVLNSFADISLKVMGDETIGWLILVCGSFGALIALLVRTGGALAFGRNAMRFAKGPRSSLLMTFILGIVIFIDDYLNALTVGETMKRVTDRFKISREMLAYIVDSTAAPVCVIVPLSTWAVFFGGLLVDNGVAAKGEGIHVYMQAIPYMLYAWLAVLMVLLVAMGIVPAIGPMRKAERAAKAGKPAKAQGDRDEVLTSDEYALQAIEKEFQHADQQGKLHNFLVPMLLLVAFTVYFDIDVWKGLLATLVITVPYYALQRLMPLAEMMDQMIDGFKSMLPAIGTVIAAFVFKDVCDQLMLPQYVINVLSPYMTAQMLPALVFAAMAILAFATGSSWGIFAVTIPIVMPLAKSVDADIPLVIGALLSASSFGSQACFYSDSTVLAAQGSGCNLVSHAVTQLPYALIAAIIAFCGFIIIA; from the coding sequence ATGTCTGAACCGACAGCGTTAAGTCTTATTCCCCCCATTGTGGTTTTAGTGTTTGCTATCTGGCTAAGACGGCCGATCTTGGCATTGCTCATCGGTGCGGTTACTGGCTTATTGCTGGTAGATCCTGCGGAAGTACTCAACAGTTTTGCGGATATATCACTGAAAGTGATGGGCGATGAAACCATCGGCTGGCTGATCCTTGTCTGTGGTAGCTTCGGTGCATTAATCGCGTTGTTAGTCCGTACTGGCGGTGCGCTGGCGTTCGGCCGCAATGCTATGCGTTTTGCCAAAGGCCCCAGATCATCACTATTGATGACGTTTATTCTGGGAATTGTCATTTTCATTGATGATTACCTGAATGCGCTGACGGTTGGCGAAACCATGAAACGCGTTACCGACAGATTCAAAATTTCTCGCGAAATGCTGGCTTATATTGTCGATTCTACAGCGGCACCCGTCTGCGTTATCGTGCCTTTGTCAACCTGGGCGGTGTTCTTTGGTGGCTTGCTAGTCGATAACGGCGTGGCCGCGAAAGGTGAGGGGATCCATGTTTACATGCAAGCTATCCCTTATATGCTTTACGCTTGGTTAGCGGTATTGATGGTATTGTTGGTGGCTATGGGTATAGTGCCTGCCATTGGCCCAATGAGAAAAGCCGAACGTGCAGCTAAAGCGGGGAAACCGGCCAAGGCGCAGGGCGATCGTGATGAAGTGCTGACCTCTGACGAATATGCACTGCAAGCGATTGAGAAAGAGTTCCAACATGCCGACCAGCAAGGCAAGTTGCACAACTTTTTAGTGCCTATGTTACTGCTGGTTGCCTTTACGGTTTACTTTGATATTGATGTCTGGAAAGGGCTGTTGGCGACATTAGTGATCACTGTGCCTTACTATGCGTTGCAGCGGTTAATGCCTTTGGCTGAAATGATGGATCAGATGATCGATGGCTTCAAAAGTATGTTGCCCGCCATAGGTACCGTCATCGCCGCCTTTGTTTTTAAAGATGTTTGCGATCAACTAATGCTGCCGCAGTATGTGATTAATGTGCTTAGTCCCTATATGACTGCCCAGATGTTACCTGCACTGGTGTTTGCGGCAATGGCCATCTTAGCCTTTGCGACAGGATCGAGCTGGGGGATTTTTGCCGTGACAATTCCAATTGTCATGCCATTGGCAAAATCGGTAGATGCTGATATTCCTTTGGTGATTGGTGCACTGTTATCAGCATCATCCTTTGGCAGTCAGGCGTGTTTTTATTCTGATTCCACCGTGTTAGCGGCACAGGGATCTGGATGTAATTTGGTAAGCCACGCAGTCACCCAGTTACCTTATGCGTTAATTGCCGCCATCATCGCCTTCTGTGGTTTTATTATAATTGCGTAA
- a CDS encoding Cro/CI family transcriptional regulator: MTKSDVLNVFKTQQGVAQALTKAGFPISQAAVSKWPEVIPQLRTFQLERITKGELKADDPLLMQLDDAA; the protein is encoded by the coding sequence ATGACCAAATCTGACGTACTTAATGTCTTCAAAACTCAGCAAGGTGTGGCTCAGGCACTTACCAAAGCTGGGTTTCCAATATCTCAGGCGGCAGTTTCAAAGTGGCCTGAGGTCATTCCACAGCTTCGCACTTTTCAACTTGAACGCATCACCAAGGGTGAACTTAAGGCCGATGATCCGCTGCTGATGCAGTTGGATGATGCTGCCTGA
- a CDS encoding DUF2116 family Zn-ribbon domain-containing protein, giving the protein MMANEADKSQPSQELAIVLAVRQARKASELTPTGHCGYCGTALAGELRFCDADCRDDYERQALRRRYG; this is encoded by the coding sequence GTGATGGCGAATGAGGCGGATAAATCGCAGCCTTCGCAGGAGTTAGCCATTGTGCTGGCAGTGCGCCAGGCGCGTAAGGCGAGTGAGTTAACGCCTACGGGCCACTGCGGTTATTGCGGTACTGCTTTGGCGGGTGAACTGCGCTTTTGTGATGCTGATTGCCGGGACGACTATGAGCGCCAAGCGCTAAGGCGGCGGTATGGATGA
- a CDS encoding DUF2989 domain-containing protein, with the protein MLLTRNFVIITSFSCITLLSGCERLTATAKICKNNPEICADLHKDGWCRAQRTALVSDRLEIKNTPRQQANSFTA; encoded by the coding sequence ATGCTGTTAACACGGAATTTTGTAATAATTACATCATTTTCTTGTATAACCCTGCTAAGTGGTTGTGAAAGACTCACAGCCACAGCCAAAATCTGTAAGAATAATCCCGAAATTTGTGCTGATTTGCATAAAGATGGCTGGTGTCGAGCCCAGCGAACAGCATTAGTCAGTGATCGGCTTGAAATTAAAAATACCCCTCGGCAACAGGCGAACAGCTTTACCGCTTAA
- a CDS encoding S24 family peptidase has translation MQNASYMGMLDAWDDSTTLGEDEVELPFYTEVQLAAGNGIIAVNENRGPKLRFSKSTLRNQKVDPLAAVCVKVAGNSMEPVLPNNTTVGIDTATKNIIDGKMYAINHDGMLRIKLLYKLPGNGIRVRSYNQDEYPDEIYPGDQAKVITVIGKIFWYSVLL, from the coding sequence GTGCAAAACGCGAGTTACATGGGGATGCTAGACGCTTGGGATGATTCAACCACACTCGGAGAGGATGAAGTGGAACTGCCTTTTTACACGGAAGTACAACTGGCTGCTGGCAATGGGATTATTGCCGTAAACGAAAATCGCGGGCCAAAACTCAGGTTCTCAAAATCCACCTTACGCAATCAAAAAGTAGATCCACTCGCCGCAGTCTGTGTAAAAGTGGCGGGCAACAGCATGGAGCCGGTACTCCCTAACAACACCACCGTAGGCATCGACACTGCCACCAAAAACATCATTGATGGCAAGATGTACGCAATCAATCACGATGGCATGTTACGCATCAAACTGCTCTACAAACTACCGGGTAACGGCATCCGCGTTCGCAGCTATAATCAAGATGAATACCCAGACGAGATTTACCCCGGCGACCAAGCTAAAGTGATCACTGTCATAGGTAAGATCTTCTGGTACTCAGTGCTTTTGTGA
- a CDS encoding DUF4224 domain-containing protein, producing MMAEPIPEMTFLTEQEVEYITGAKIASLQISILAKNGINHIVDRNGKPRLTWYQLNNPVRYVAANDGPDFSKI from the coding sequence ATGATGGCTGAACCTATTCCTGAAATGACATTTTTAACTGAGCAAGAAGTTGAGTACATCACCGGAGCTAAAATTGCCTCGTTGCAAATCTCGATACTTGCGAAAAATGGTATCAATCATATTGTTGATAGAAACGGTAAACCACGGCTAACGTGGTACCAACTCAACAATCCAGTGCGGTACGTGGCCGCTAATGACGGCCCTGACTTTTCAAAAATTTAG
- a CDS encoding DNA N-6-adenine-methyltransferase has translation MNNASLVNQTSAEAGFEYYTPPVWTVAARELMGAIDLDPASNAIANEMVKADRYFSQEDDGLKQQWHGRVWMNHPFHRGEAPCISNHSKCKKKACQQRGYHITKAIPGNADWINKLLHEYMAGHITEAVCITFCNSSETWFKPLLMWPQLFPHGRVHYIGQDGQRVKGCTKGSVITYIGTRTAAFAKAFGHLGTIKVPYKEAA, from the coding sequence ATGAACAACGCCTCTTTAGTAAACCAGACCAGCGCCGAAGCGGGTTTTGAATACTACACACCGCCAGTGTGGACGGTTGCGGCACGTGAACTGATGGGTGCCATTGATCTGGACCCGGCAAGTAACGCCATCGCTAACGAAATGGTAAAAGCAGATCGCTACTTCTCGCAAGAAGATGATGGATTAAAGCAGCAGTGGCATGGCCGTGTGTGGATGAATCACCCTTTCCACCGTGGGGAAGCGCCTTGCATCAGTAACCACAGCAAGTGCAAAAAGAAAGCCTGCCAGCAACGCGGCTATCACATCACCAAGGCAATACCAGGTAATGCTGACTGGATTAACAAGCTGCTGCACGAATACATGGCTGGTCATATAACAGAAGCTGTATGTATCACATTCTGCAATTCATCAGAAACATGGTTTAAACCGCTATTGATGTGGCCGCAGCTATTCCCACACGGCCGAGTGCATTACATCGGACAAGACGGCCAGCGTGTAAAAGGCTGCACCAAAGGCAGTGTGATCACATACATCGGCACCCGCACCGCTGCGTTCGCCAAGGCATTCGGACACCTCGGCACAATCAAAGTGCCATACAAGGAGGCAGCATGA